AACATAACATGCGTATGCTGCCGGATGAGCTTAAGACGCCGAATGAAGATATCAGTTTCCTGTTGAAAGAGGACGACGATACGATCGTCGGAGGAATTACGGCGAACATGTTCTGGCATCACATGCATATTGAATTCTTCTGGGTGGAGGAAACATTAAGAGGAAAAGGATATGGAAGTGCGCTGCTTGAAAAAATGGAAACGGCCGCCCGCGAAAAAGGATGCCGCTTCATCCATTTGGATACGTTCAGCTTCCAGGCACCGGACTTTTATAAGCGGCATGGATTCGAGGTGTTCGGAACACTGGAGGATCACCCGGAGGGATTCGCGCAGTATTACATGGTCAAACGGTTCGACCGTTGAAGATTATTCATAGAAAGGAGCATATCTATGGAAAAAATAGAAAAAGTACTGGACGCGTATTTTTCTGCTTGGAATGAGGGATTTGCTACGAAGGAGGCTGCGGGCATACGAGCGTTTATGTCCAGGGATTTCGTCGGTTATTGGTCCCGGTCGGATATTCTGCAGCCGGATCCATATTTCTACGACTATGACTTGGAAGCTGTCTTGAAGCAGATGGATGAGGCGGAGAAGACTTTTGAAATCGCTTCTATAGGGGAGAGGAAGGACGGGCAGGAGAAGATCGTGCTCGGGAGGGAGACCAACGTCATCCAGGGAACCGCCTTTTCTGCACAGTGTATGTTCGTTTGGAGGAAAGAAGCGGATGATTGGAAACTCGTGAAGGAATACATAGAACTGGAAAGATAGGAAGTAAAATTGGGTTGTTCAGACTTGGGGGTTTCCGAGTTTTTTCTGTGGTGGATGAGAGGAGAGAAAAGGGTATGAAAGTGGATAAGAGGGAAGTAGAAATAAGAGGGAGAAAGCTCGCTTACACATATATTCAAAATCAATCCGACACCGTCTGCTTCATGCTGTCCGGATCCAGTTACACCTATGACAAACCGCTGTTTTACTACGCGACGATGGGCATGCTTGAGAAGCGTACCGATATCGTCCATATTCATTACGATTACATGGATGAGAGGCTTGATTTATATGATGACAAGTTTTCGGCATTGGTTTCAGAAGACGTCGATGCGGTAATCCGTGCTGTATTATTCGGTCGGACCTACTCACGTATGGTGGTGGTGGCGAAATCGCTCGGCACACTTGCTTTAGGGCGCAGGATGTTTGATGATTATCCCGATGCTTACTTCGTCATCTTGACGCCGCTGCTTAAGAAAGATTCTCTGGCAGCAACACTTGCAGGCGTATCCAACAAGATACTTATCATCATAGGAGACAAGGATCATCATTATATGGAAGAAACGGTGAAACGGGTAATGAAGGGAGAGGCAAAAGTCACTACTATTCAAGAGGCGGACCATTCGCTCGAGGCTGTCCCGTTGGACCCCTTCAGGTCTCTGACCATCATGCATCAAGTCATCACGGAAATCACGTCGTTTCTTTATGATGAATGATACCGTTCTTCTGAACCGTTGAGCAAGCGAATATACATGGACGGATAAAAGAAGGAAGGACTGATTTCATGCCATCCTCCCTATGTGATCATTTCGCTGAGCTGGTAAACGGCAGGAGCCGCTTGGAACACGGGACCTGTACCGTATCGCTGCATCGGACTTTCCAGGCCGTGGTTAAAGGCCGTCCTAGTCGGGCGGTCGTCCCTGTCGGTCTTTCTTTTGAATCCCTTGATACGAATGGAAGAGCTTTGTGTCTTGCAGAAGTAGCGGTATTAGAAGAGGAAATACCGGGCTTTATGCGTGCCGTTGTCCAGCAGGGACTGGTTGTGGGCGCGCTTCATAATCATTGGCTGTATATGAATCCGATTGTCATGTATATGCACATCCAATCAGTGGAACCGCCGCTTGATTTCGCCGGTAAAATGGCGCGGGCGTTTTCATCGTTAAGCAGTTATCCCGTCCCTTGATTAGAAAGAGAACAACAATAAAGGAGGCAGCATATGTTTTTGAAAGAAATCCGTCTCCTGCGAGAGAAGATCGAATCCTATGAAGCTTATCCTTTTTCCATACCCGCCATCCGGAGACTTGACCATCTCGATCTGAAAAGCCGTGTGACATTCTTCGTCGGGGAGAACGGATCCGGAAAATCGACGCTGCTGGAAGCCGTCGCCGATATGTGCGGCTTTCACACCGCCGGCGGCGGGCGCAATAACACGTATGATGTTCATGCTGCAGCGTCTGACCTCGGTGACTATATCAGGCTTTCGTGGATGCCGAAAGTGTCCAGGGGCTTCTTCCTACGAGCGGAATCTTTCTACAACTTCGCTACTCATATCGAGGAAGTGGGGGCGCTCGGAGGCTACGGCGGCCGCTCCCTTCACAAGCAGTCCCACGGGGAATCGTTTCTTTCTCTGTTTACGAACCGCTTCCAAGGGAAGGCGGTTTACTTGCTGGATGAACCGGAAGCGGCCTTGTCCCCGCAGCGTCAGCTCTCTTCTTTGAAGATTCTCCATGACTTGGAGACAGAAGGGGACAGCCAGTTTCTCATCGCCACCCATTCCCCGATCCTGCTGGGCTACCCGAATGCGGATATCCTCTCGTTCGACGGCGGGAAAATCGAACGGATCTCTTATGAAGAAACGGATCACTATCAAATAACGAGGGCTTTCCTTGAAAATAAAGAGCGTATCCTTGATGAACTGTTCCGGGAAGAAGAGGGATAGGTATGGATATTCTTTTGTTTTTTATCAGCGCCGGTCTGTTTATGTATCTGTTGGATAAATACCTCCACCGGTGGTTAGGAGTAAACAAGGTTGACCTGTCAACGACGAAAGCGTGGAGAGTGGAGCGGTGGGGAAGTCGTCTATTCTTCATCCTCTTTCTCCTCCTGTTATGGAGCATAGATCGGACCGTTGAGAACGGGTTTTGGTTATTTATCAGTGGGATTGTTGCTTTTAACAGTTTCCATGCTCTGCTTGAGTGGATGTATATTAAGAACTCCAGGCAGTTTGTCGTAACGCTCCTGCTTATGGTGTCTGTCCTCCTTCTTTTACTCGCAGGGCATTATGTCATTCTCTGAGAACGGTCGAGGAGATGGTCCGTTTGCTAGAACCTTTTTATGAAGGAGGATACGATGATAGATACAGAAAATGTAAAAATCATGGAAATAGAAAGCCGGTATGAAAGAGAAGCGAAACGGGTGATCCTTGCCGGCATGGAAGAGTATTTCGGCTTTATCGACCATTC
This sequence is a window from Bacillus sp. SB49. Protein-coding genes within it:
- a CDS encoding GNAT family N-acetyltransferase — translated: MRIIEEEKLEDYVREKVIEHNMRMLPDELKTPNEDISFLLKEDDDTIVGGITANMFWHHMHIEFFWVEETLRGKGYGSALLEKMETAAREKGCRFIHLDTFSFQAPDFYKRHGFEVFGTLEDHPEGFAQYYMVKRFDR
- a CDS encoding DUF4440 domain-containing protein, giving the protein MEKIEKVLDAYFSAWNEGFATKEAAGIRAFMSRDFVGYWSRSDILQPDPYFYDYDLEAVLKQMDEAEKTFEIASIGERKDGQEKIVLGRETNVIQGTAFSAQCMFVWRKEADDWKLVKEYIELER
- a CDS encoding alpha/beta hydrolase, yielding MKVDKREVEIRGRKLAYTYIQNQSDTVCFMLSGSSYTYDKPLFYYATMGMLEKRTDIVHIHYDYMDERLDLYDDKFSALVSEDVDAVIRAVLFGRTYSRMVVVAKSLGTLALGRRMFDDYPDAYFVILTPLLKKDSLAATLAGVSNKILIIIGDKDHHYMEETVKRVMKGEAKVTTIQEADHSLEAVPLDPFRSLTIMHQVITEITSFLYDE
- a CDS encoding DUF1259 domain-containing protein: MPSSLCDHFAELVNGRSRLEHGTCTVSLHRTFQAVVKGRPSRAVVPVGLSFESLDTNGRALCLAEVAVLEEEIPGFMRAVVQQGLVVGALHNHWLYMNPIVMYMHIQSVEPPLDFAGKMARAFSSLSSYPVP
- a CDS encoding AAA family ATPase; this encodes MFLKEIRLLREKIESYEAYPFSIPAIRRLDHLDLKSRVTFFVGENGSGKSTLLEAVADMCGFHTAGGGRNNTYDVHAAASDLGDYIRLSWMPKVSRGFFLRAESFYNFATHIEEVGALGGYGGRSLHKQSHGESFLSLFTNRFQGKAVYLLDEPEAALSPQRQLSSLKILHDLETEGDSQFLIATHSPILLGYPNADILSFDGGKIERISYEETDHYQITRAFLENKERILDELFREEEG
- a CDS encoding DUF4181 domain-containing protein; the protein is MDILLFFISAGLFMYLLDKYLHRWLGVNKVDLSTTKAWRVERWGSRLFFILFLLLLWSIDRTVENGFWLFISGIVAFNSFHALLEWMYIKNSRQFVVTLLLMVSVLLLLLAGHYVIL